The proteins below come from a single Ruegeria sp. THAF33 genomic window:
- the infB gene encoding translation initiation factor IF-2: protein MSDNDGKKTLGLRGGARPGNVKQSFSHGRTKNVVVETKRKRVVVPKPGAAKPGGGAAPSGDPSRRPAGISDAEMARRMKALQAAKAREAEEAAAREAAEKAREEERARRRAEQEAKEREQREAEERARQKAEEEERKRKEAEEAAKRAAAAPAPEEPKAARAPASKPAPAATPRKQDREREQRGRGKGRDDNRRSGKLTLGQATGGEGNRQRSMAAMKRKQERARQKAMGGAVEREKVIRDVQLPEAIMVSELANRMAERVADVVKSLMQMGMMVTQNQTIDADTAELIIEEFGHKVTRVSDSDVEDVIKEVEDSEDDLQPRPPVITIMGHVDHGKTSLLDAIRDARVVAGEAGGITQHIGAYQVKTDGGTTLTFLDTPGHAAFTSMRSRGAQVTDIVVLVVAADDAVMPQTIEAINHAKAAEVPMIVAINKVDKPDANPDKVRTDLLQHEVIVEKMSGDVQDVEVSAITGQGLDELLEAIALQAEILELKANPNRAAQGAVIEAQLDVGRGPVATVLVQNGTLRQGDIFVVGEQYGKVRALINDKGERVKEAGPSVPVEVLGLNGTPEAGDVLNVTETEAQAREIAAYREQAAKDKRAAAGAATTLEQLMQKAKEDENVAELPILVKADVQGSAEAIVQAMEKIGNDEVRVRVLHSGVGAITETDVGLAEASGAPVFGFNVRANASARNTANQKGVEIRYYSVIYDLVDDVKAAASGLLSAEIREKFIGYAEIREVFKVTGVGKVAGCLVTEGVARRSAGVRLLRDNVVIHEGTLKTLKRFKDEVAEVQSGQECGMAFENYDDIRQGDVIEIFEREEVTRTLD, encoded by the coding sequence ATGAGCGATAATGACGGCAAAAAGACATTGGGTCTTCGTGGCGGGGCACGCCCCGGAAATGTGAAACAGAGTTTCAGCCACGGACGCACCAAGAATGTCGTGGTGGAAACCAAACGCAAACGCGTGGTGGTTCCCAAGCCGGGCGCAGCAAAGCCGGGTGGCGGTGCTGCACCTTCGGGTGATCCGTCGCGTCGTCCTGCGGGCATTTCCGATGCGGAAATGGCGCGCCGCATGAAGGCGTTGCAAGCGGCCAAGGCACGCGAAGCCGAAGAGGCCGCAGCGCGCGAGGCTGCTGAAAAGGCGCGCGAAGAAGAGCGCGCACGCCGCCGTGCGGAACAGGAAGCCAAAGAACGCGAACAGCGCGAAGCCGAAGAGCGTGCGCGTCAGAAGGCTGAGGAAGAAGAACGCAAGCGCAAAGAGGCGGAAGAAGCTGCCAAACGCGCCGCTGCCGCGCCCGCACCGGAAGAGCCCAAAGCGGCTCGCGCCCCGGCCAGCAAACCTGCGCCGGCAGCCACACCGCGCAAACAGGATCGCGAACGTGAGCAGCGTGGCCGTGGCAAGGGTCGTGACGACAACCGCCGTTCGGGCAAGCTGACTCTGGGTCAGGCGACCGGTGGCGAAGGCAACCGTCAGCGCTCGATGGCCGCGATGAAGCGCAAGCAGGAGCGTGCGCGTCAGAAAGCCATGGGCGGTGCCGTTGAACGGGAAAAGGTGATCCGCGACGTACAGCTGCCCGAGGCGATCATGGTCTCGGAACTGGCCAACCGTATGGCCGAGCGTGTGGCTGACGTGGTCAAATCGCTGATGCAGATGGGCATGATGGTCACGCAGAACCAGACCATCGACGCAGACACCGCGGAACTGATCATCGAAGAATTTGGCCACAAGGTCACTCGCGTATCCGATTCGGATGTTGAAGACGTCATCAAAGAGGTCGAAGACAGCGAAGACGATCTGCAGCCGCGTCCGCCGGTCATCACCATCATGGGTCACGTTGACCACGGCAAGACCTCGCTGTTGGACGCAATCCGCGACGCGCGCGTTGTGGCGGGTGAGGCCGGTGGCATCACCCAACATATCGGCGCGTATCAGGTGAAAACCGATGGCGGCACCACGCTGACCTTCCTCGACACTCCGGGCCACGCGGCGTTTACGTCGATGCGCTCGCGCGGCGCTCAGGTTACGGATATCGTGGTTCTGGTCGTCGCGGCTGACGACGCGGTGATGCCGCAGACGATCGAAGCGATCAACCACGCAAAAGCGGCCGAAGTGCCGATGATCGTGGCAATCAACAAGGTCGACAAGCCGGATGCAAACCCGGACAAGGTGCGCACCGATCTGCTGCAGCACGAAGTGATCGTTGAGAAAATGTCCGGTGACGTCCAGGATGTCGAAGTGTCCGCAATCACGGGTCAGGGTCTGGACGAATTGCTGGAAGCCATCGCGCTTCAGGCCGAGATTCTGGAACTGAAAGCAAACCCGAACCGCGCCGCCCAAGGTGCCGTGATCGAGGCGCAGCTGGACGTGGGTCGTGGCCCGGTTGCCACGGTTCTGGTTCAGAACGGCACGCTGCGTCAGGGCGATATCTTCGTTGTAGGTGAGCAGTACGGTAAGGTCCGTGCGCTGATCAATGACAAGGGTGAGCGCGTCAAGGAAGCTGGCCCCTCGGTTCCGGTCGAGGTTCTGGGCCTGAACGGTACGCCCGAAGCGGGCGACGTTCTGAACGTGACCGAGACCGAAGCGCAGGCCCGTGAAATCGCCGCTTATCGCGAACAGGCCGCCAAGGACAAACGCGCCGCGGCAGGTGCCGCGACCACCCTTGAACAGCTGATGCAGAAGGCCAAGGAAGACGAGAACGTGGCCGAGCTGCCGATTCTCGTCAAAGCCGATGTGCAGGGTTCTGCCGAAGCTATCGTTCAGGCGATGGAAAAGATCGGCAACGACGAAGTGCGCGTGCGCGTGCTGCACTCGGGCGTGGGTGCGATCACCGAGACGGATGTTGGTCTGGCGGAAGCCTCCGGCGCGCCGGTCTTTGGCTTCAACGTCCGTGCCAACGCATCGGCGCGGAACACGGCGAACCAAAAGGGTGTCGAGATCCGCTACTACTCGGTGATCTATGACCTAGTCGACGACGTGAAAGCGGCCGCGTCCGGCCTGCTGAGCGCCGAGATCCGCGAAAAGTTCATCGGCTATGCCGAAATCCGCGAAGTCTTCAAGGTTACCGGTGTCGGCAAGGTTGCCGGGTGTCTGGTGACCGAAGGTGTTGCCCGCCGTTCGGCAGGCGTTCGCCTGCTGCGCGACAACGTAGTGATCCACGAAGGCACGCTGAAGACCCTGAAGCGCTTCAAAGACGAAGTGGCCGAGGTCCAGTCGGGTCAGGAATGTGGTATGGCGTTCGAGAACTACGACGATATCCGCCAGGGCGACGTGATCGAGATTTTCGAGCGCGAAGAAGTTACCCGCACCCTGGATTGA
- the nusA gene encoding transcription termination factor NusA: MAITSANQLELLQTAEAVAREKMIDPGLVVEAMEESLARAAKSRYGAEMDIRVSIDRKTGKATFTRVRTVVEDDELENYQAEMTVEQAKQYMESPEVGDVFVEEVPPVEMGRIAAQSAKQVILQKVREAERDRQYEEFKDRAGTIINGAVKREEFGNVIVDLGGAEAVLRRNDKIGRESYRPNDRVRAYIKEVRREVRGHQIFLSRTAPEFMAELFKMEVPEIYDGIIEVKAVARDPGSRAKIAVISYDGSIDPVGACVGMRGSRVQAVVNELQGEKIDIIPWNEDQPTFLVNALQPAEVSKVVLDEEAGKIEVVVPEEQLSLAIGRRGQNVRLASQLTGLDIDIMTEAEESARRQKEFEARTKLFMDSLDLDEFFAQLLVSEGFTNLEEVAYVEIEELLVIDGVDEGTAQELQTRAREFLEAQAKAALDAARELGAEDSLIEFEGLTPQMVEALARDDVKTLEDFATCADWELAGGWTTVDGERVKDDGVLEPFGVTLEEAQDMVMTARILLGWVDPAELEQAEEDADGDAADEEVEA; this comes from the coding sequence ATGGCAATCACCTCAGCAAACCAGCTGGAGCTGTTGCAGACCGCCGAGGCCGTGGCCCGCGAAAAGATGATCGACCCCGGCCTGGTTGTCGAAGCGATGGAGGAATCGCTCGCCCGTGCCGCCAAGAGCCGCTACGGCGCCGAGATGGACATCCGCGTCAGCATCGACCGCAAGACCGGCAAGGCGACGTTCACCCGTGTTCGCACGGTGGTCGAAGATGACGAGCTTGAAAACTATCAGGCCGAAATGACCGTCGAGCAGGCAAAGCAGTACATGGAATCGCCCGAGGTTGGCGACGTCTTCGTCGAAGAAGTTCCGCCGGTTGAAATGGGTCGGATTGCGGCTCAGTCCGCCAAGCAGGTCATCCTGCAAAAAGTGCGCGAAGCCGAGCGCGACCGTCAGTACGAAGAATTCAAGGATCGCGCGGGCACCATCATCAACGGTGCGGTCAAGCGCGAAGAGTTTGGCAATGTCATCGTCGATCTGGGCGGTGCCGAGGCGGTTCTGCGCCGCAACGACAAGATCGGCCGCGAAAGCTATCGCCCGAATGACCGGGTGCGCGCCTATATCAAAGAGGTTCGCCGCGAAGTGCGTGGCCACCAGATTTTCCTGTCGCGCACCGCGCCGGAATTCATGGCTGAGCTGTTCAAGATGGAAGTACCGGAAATCTATGACGGCATCATCGAGGTCAAGGCCGTGGCCCGTGACCCCGGTTCGCGCGCCAAGATCGCTGTGATCTCGTATGACGGCTCGATCGATCCTGTCGGGGCCTGCGTTGGTATGCGTGGCAGCCGTGTTCAGGCCGTTGTGAACGAGCTTCAGGGTGAAAAGATCGACATTATCCCGTGGAACGAAGATCAGCCGACCTTCCTGGTGAACGCGTTGCAGCCTGCCGAGGTTTCCAAGGTGGTTCTGGACGAAGAAGCCGGCAAGATCGAGGTCGTCGTGCCCGAAGAACAATTGTCGCTGGCCATCGGTCGCCGCGGTCAGAACGTGCGTCTGGCCAGCCAGCTGACCGGTCTGGACATCGACATCATGACCGAAGCCGAAGAATCGGCCCGCCGTCAGAAGGAATTCGAAGCCCGTACCAAACTGTTCATGGACAGCCTGGATCTGGATGAATTCTTTGCTCAGCTGCTGGTCTCGGAAGGCTTCACCAACCTCGAAGAGGTTGCCTATGTCGAGATCGAGGAACTGCTGGTCATCGACGGCGTTGACGAAGGTACCGCGCAGGAACTGCAAACCCGCGCCCGCGAGTTCCTGGAAGCACAGGCCAAGGCGGCACTGGATGCGGCGCGTGAATTGGGGGCCGAGGACAGTCTCATTGAATTCGAAGGCCTGACACCCCAGATGGTGGAGGCGCTGGCCAGGGACGACGTGAAGACTCTGGAAGACTTTGCAACTTGCGCCGACTGGGAACTGGCCGGTGGCTGGACGACCGTCGATGGTGAGCGTGTCAAGGATGACGGTGTATTGGAGCCTTTCGGCGTAACGCTGGAAGAGGCGCAAGATATGGTCATGACGGCGCGTATCCTGCTGGGTTGGGTTGATCCGGCCGAGCTGGAACAGGCGGAAGAAGACGCCGACGGCGACGCAGCAGACGAGGAGGTCGAGGCCTGA
- the ubiG gene encoding bifunctional 2-polyprenyl-6-hydroxyphenol methylase/3-demethylubiquinol 3-O-methyltransferase UbiG, with translation MQAHPNTVDPSEIAKFEAMAAEWWDPHGKFKPLHMLNPCRLDYITQQIAGEFDRDLKSPIPLEGLRLLDIGCGGGLLSEPMARLGADVVGADAAERNLPVARIHAEQSGLKIDYRHTTAEDMAAAGEQFDVVLNMEVVEHVADPLSYLTATRHLLKPGGLEICSTINRNPKSYAMAIFGAEVVMRWLPRGTHEWNKFITPDELFDLLRQAGLDPVDRKGFVFNPILWSWSISDRDLSVNYVTASVKPQ, from the coding sequence ATGCAAGCGCATCCGAACACGGTGGACCCGTCCGAGATCGCAAAATTCGAGGCGATGGCCGCGGAATGGTGGGACCCGCACGGAAAATTCAAACCATTGCACATGCTTAACCCGTGCCGGCTGGACTATATAACGCAGCAGATCGCCGGAGAATTCGATCGCGACCTAAAGTCGCCTATTCCGTTGGAAGGCCTGCGCCTGCTGGATATCGGTTGCGGCGGCGGGCTGCTGAGCGAACCAATGGCGCGTCTTGGGGCCGACGTTGTGGGCGCCGACGCCGCGGAACGCAATCTGCCCGTGGCGCGCATTCACGCTGAACAGTCCGGGCTGAAGATCGACTATCGCCATACCACGGCCGAGGACATGGCCGCTGCCGGTGAGCAATTCGATGTTGTGCTGAACATGGAAGTGGTCGAACACGTGGCTGATCCCCTGTCCTATCTGACCGCCACGCGTCACTTGCTCAAACCCGGCGGGTTGGAGATTTGTTCAACCATCAACCGCAACCCGAAATCCTACGCCATGGCGATTTTCGGGGCCGAGGTCGTCATGCGTTGGCTGCCGCGCGGCACGCATGAATGGAACAAGTTCATTACGCCGGACGAGCTGTTTGACCTGCTGCGTCAGGCCGGGCTGGACCCGGTGGACCGCAAGGGGTTCGTGTTCAACCCGATCCTTTGGAGCTGGTCCATCTCGGATCGGGACTTGAGCGTGAACTACGTGACGGCGAGCGTGAAGCCACAGTAG
- a CDS encoding alpha/beta hydrolase translates to MLYRGFSQAELEREYSPSSMIGGDLTPYLASYQTLSAQARAELPVQANLAYADAPAQVLDFFPAKGAGAPLHVFIHGGYWQDLSQRESAMMAPALIEAEQSFATLNYTLAPDARLDQMVDECRDALLWLASQAEALGFDPTRITLSGHSAGAHLASMVMATSAGALARAGLRVRDVLLISGVYDLEPISLTSVNDPLHLTPVEVNDLSPIRNLPPPGPRYHVSVGERDTGEFIRQSRDYAERLRKAGHSVSFALKHGMHHFDIILHSGTFQPDTQ, encoded by the coding sequence ATGCTGTATCGCGGATTTTCACAAGCCGAACTGGAGCGGGAGTACTCTCCCAGTTCGATGATCGGTGGCGACCTGACCCCTTATCTGGCCAGCTATCAAACGCTGAGTGCGCAAGCCCGTGCCGAGCTGCCCGTTCAGGCCAACCTGGCCTATGCCGACGCCCCGGCCCAGGTGCTGGATTTCTTTCCCGCGAAGGGGGCCGGCGCCCCGTTGCATGTCTTTATTCACGGTGGGTATTGGCAGGATCTCAGCCAGCGCGAATCGGCCATGATGGCCCCGGCGCTGATCGAAGCCGAGCAATCCTTTGCCACCTTGAACTACACGCTTGCTCCGGATGCGCGGCTGGATCAAATGGTCGACGAATGCCGCGACGCCCTTCTGTGGCTTGCGTCACAGGCCGAGGCACTGGGATTCGACCCGACGCGGATCACCTTGTCAGGGCACAGTGCCGGCGCTCATCTGGCTAGCATGGTCATGGCGACCTCGGCCGGCGCATTGGCCCGCGCCGGGCTGCGTGTGCGTGACGTGCTTCTGATCAGCGGTGTATATGATCTGGAACCCATCAGTTTGACATCCGTGAATGATCCGCTGCACCTGACCCCGGTCGAAGTGAACGATCTGTCCCCGATCCGCAACCTGCCCCCACCGGGCCCCCGCTATCATGTTTCAGTGGGGGAACGGGACACCGGCGAATTCATTCGTCAAAGCCGCGACTATGCGGAACGGCTGCGCAAGGCCGGGCACTCGGTCAGCTTTGCCTTGAAACACGGAATGCACCATTTCGACATCATCCTGCATTCCGGGACATTCCAGCCCGACACGCAATGA
- a CDS encoding MarR family winged helix-turn-helix transcriptional regulator: MTEDTNALAVTLFSEILTADQLLRNRLSRVLPKGMEISHFSVLNHLVFVGDERSPAQLANTFHVTRGAMTNTLAKLEWAGYIHIRPDWDDARRKMVAISPAGRRARDQAISSIAPLINRVVGELGPERVRSALPVLRDLRMQLEGE, translated from the coding sequence ATGACGGAAGACACCAACGCCCTTGCGGTCACGCTGTTCAGCGAGATCCTGACCGCGGATCAGTTGTTGCGCAACCGGCTCAGCCGGGTGCTGCCCAAGGGTATGGAAATTTCGCATTTCTCGGTGCTGAATCATCTAGTTTTCGTCGGGGACGAACGTAGCCCGGCGCAACTGGCCAACACATTCCACGTGACCCGTGGCGCGATGACCAATACTTTGGCCAAGCTGGAATGGGCCGGGTACATCCACATCCGCCCCGACTGGGACGACGCCCGCCGCAAGATGGTGGCGATCAGCCCCGCAGGTCGACGGGCGCGGGATCAGGCGATTTCCTCGATTGCCCCGCTGATCAACCGCGTGGTCGGAGAGCTCGGGCCGGAGCGGGTCCGCAGCGCCCTGCCGGTGCTTCGGGACTTGCGCATGCAGTTGGAGGGGGAATAA
- a CDS encoding RNA-binding protein: MSRGGAHKDRSDGPERKCIATGEVQPKFGLIRFVAGPDGQVFPDVAAKLPGRGVYVAADRAALDKAVGKKLFARGFKAQVSVPKDLAEKVEQQIARRVVELLSLARKSGDAVAGYEKVKTWLDREEAQVLIQAADGSGRGKSKLSTPHFGKYIGWLTADELGQAFGRQTVIHAALASGGLAKRVVEEAQRLRGLRETDDGGRGRAEG; encoded by the coding sequence ATGAGTCGCGGTGGCGCCCATAAGGATCGGTCCGACGGACCCGAGCGCAAGTGCATCGCCACGGGCGAGGTGCAGCCCAAATTCGGGTTGATCCGCTTTGTGGCGGGGCCGGACGGTCAGGTTTTTCCGGATGTCGCGGCGAAATTGCCCGGGCGGGGGGTCTATGTGGCGGCGGATCGTGCCGCCCTGGACAAGGCCGTTGGCAAGAAACTGTTTGCGCGGGGGTTCAAGGCGCAGGTGTCTGTGCCGAAGGACCTGGCGGAAAAGGTTGAACAGCAGATCGCGCGGCGCGTTGTCGAGCTGCTCAGCCTGGCGCGCAAGTCCGGCGACGCGGTTGCCGGGTATGAAAAGGTCAAGACGTGGCTGGACCGGGAAGAGGCGCAGGTGCTGATTCAGGCCGCTGATGGATCGGGGCGCGGCAAGTCCAAACTGAGCACGCCGCACTTCGGGAAATACATAGGTTGGCTGACGGCAGACGAATTAGGACAGGCATTTGGGCGCCAAACGGTGATTCATGCGGCCTTGGCCTCTGGCGGACTCGCCAAACGTGTTGTAGAGGAAGCGCAGCGCCTGCGTGGCTTGCGCGAAACGGATGACGGCGGCAGGGGCCGCGCGGAAGGGTAA
- a CDS encoding tryptophan 2,3-dioxygenase has protein sequence MGENKDDRLLQRGVEDTLVTDFAETHRKSYGDFLQLKTLLNLQKTFQDPAQPDEMLFIIIHQVSELWLKLMHHQLVEVRRFLQQDEFGPAMKNLDRIKAIQRQLIAAWETLLTMTPADYMTFRQALGNSSGFQSYGYRQIEFILGNKDASTLKVHEHDPEVMEMLNAALTKPSLYDEVLHMLARQGFDVPRDLIERDYSEPYSGDPRVVQIWVDVFRNTDKYWDLYALAEKLMDVESLFQRWRFDHATAVERVIGMQPGTGGSSGVAFLRKALELRFFHDLYDVRTELMYSGQG, from the coding sequence ATGGGCGAGAACAAAGACGATCGTCTGTTGCAACGGGGGGTCGAAGACACCCTAGTCACTGATTTCGCCGAAACGCACCGCAAAAGCTATGGCGACTTCCTGCAACTGAAGACGCTGCTGAACCTGCAAAAAACCTTTCAGGACCCCGCACAACCTGACGAGATGCTGTTCATCATCATTCATCAGGTCAGTGAGCTGTGGCTGAAACTGATGCATCACCAACTGGTCGAGGTGCGTCGGTTCCTGCAACAAGATGAATTCGGACCCGCCATGAAAAACCTCGACCGCATCAAGGCCATTCAACGGCAATTGATTGCGGCCTGGGAAACCCTGCTGACCATGACGCCGGCCGACTATATGACGTTTCGGCAGGCCCTCGGCAACTCTTCCGGGTTTCAAAGCTATGGGTACAGGCAGATCGAGTTCATTCTGGGCAACAAGGATGCCTCGACCCTGAAAGTGCACGAGCATGACCCCGAGGTGATGGAGATGCTGAACGCCGCCCTGACCAAACCGTCCCTGTATGACGAAGTGTTGCACATGCTGGCCCGACAGGGGTTCGACGTTCCAAGGGATTTGATCGAGCGGGACTACTCTGAACCCTATTCTGGTGATCCGCGCGTGGTTCAGATCTGGGTCGACGTGTTCCGCAACACGGACAAGTATTGGGATCTGTATGCGCTGGCCGAAAAACTCATGGATGTGGAAAGCCTGTTTCAACGCTGGCGCTTTGACCACGCCACGGCGGTTGAACGTGTGATCGGAATGCAACCCGGTACCGGAGGTTCCAGCGGCGTGGCTTTCTTGCGAAAAGCACTTGAGTTGCGGTTCTTCCATGACCTCTATGATGTGCGGACGGAATTGATGTACAGCGGGCAGGGCTGA
- the pip gene encoding prolyl aminopeptidase, giving the protein MDKYPDQKRAVQYLYPPIDPFDQRMVDMGDGHRIYVEQCGNSDGIPVVILHGGPGGGCSPAMRRYFDPQAYRVILFDQRGCGRSRPTASVEDNTTWHLVADIERLRKLFEIEEWIAFGGSWGATLALIYAQTHPDRVSRLVLRGVFLATQVELDWFYGGGAGRFWPEQWQKFTSLLPEVELDDTIAAYNKRLFSGDRATEILYARAWSHWENALASIHTNGSVGESPGEYARTFARLENHYFSNKAFLETDGQILDQMDRIAHIPGHIVQGRYDMICPPQAAWSLAERWPNAELKMVRQAGHALSEPGISAELVRIMDRVAEGVA; this is encoded by the coding sequence ATGGACAAGTACCCGGACCAAAAGCGCGCAGTTCAATATCTGTACCCGCCGATCGACCCTTTCGACCAGCGGATGGTCGATATGGGCGATGGGCACCGTATTTATGTGGAACAATGCGGTAATTCTGACGGCATACCCGTCGTGATCCTGCACGGGGGGCCGGGTGGGGGGTGCAGCCCGGCCATGAGGCGATACTTCGATCCACAGGCCTACAGGGTGATTCTGTTTGACCAGCGCGGATGTGGCCGGTCGCGCCCCACCGCCTCGGTCGAGGACAACACGACGTGGCATCTGGTGGCCGACATAGAGCGGCTGCGCAAACTCTTCGAGATCGAAGAATGGATCGCTTTTGGCGGAAGCTGGGGGGCGACTCTGGCGTTGATCTATGCCCAGACCCATCCCGATCGCGTCAGTCGATTGGTGTTGCGCGGGGTGTTCCTTGCGACTCAGGTCGAGCTTGACTGGTTTTACGGCGGCGGCGCCGGGCGGTTCTGGCCCGAGCAATGGCAGAAATTCACCTCGCTGCTGCCCGAGGTTGAACTGGACGACACCATTGCCGCCTATAACAAACGTCTGTTTTCGGGCGACCGCGCGACAGAGATCCTGTATGCGCGGGCCTGGTCGCATTGGGAAAACGCGCTGGCCTCGATCCACACCAACGGATCGGTTGGCGAAAGCCCCGGCGAATACGCGCGCACCTTTGCGCGGCTCGAGAATCACTATTTCTCCAACAAGGCGTTTCTGGAAACGGACGGGCAGATTCTGGATCAGATGGACCGGATCGCGCATATCCCCGGCCATATCGTGCAGGGGCGCTATGACATGATCTGCCCGCCGCAAGCCGCGTGGTCGCTGGCGGAACGCTGGCCGAATGCCGAACTGAAAATGGTTCGTCAGGCGGGGCACGCCCTGTCCGAGCCGGGCATCAGCGCGGAACTGGTGCGAATCATGGACCGTGTGGCGGAGGGTGTCGCATGA
- the rimP gene encoding ribosome maturation factor RimP produces the protein MTNDLIAKAAIDRRLAEIITPVIEDLGYELVRIRLMSGKQTTLQIMADKPDGGIEVDDCAEISNAVSATLDVEDPILDAYTLEVSSPGIDRPLTRLKDFETFEGYEAKIETAELIDGRRRFKGELAGIEGDEVLINIPEGDETITIGLQFDWLSDAKLVLTDDLIKEMLRQRKDAGALNENAFDEIETEGSEEETN, from the coding sequence ATGACAAACGACCTGATAGCAAAAGCTGCCATTGACCGGCGACTGGCCGAGATCATCACGCCCGTGATCGAGGATCTGGGCTATGAGCTGGTCCGCATCCGCCTGATGAGCGGCAAGCAGACCACGCTTCAGATCATGGCCGACAAGCCCGATGGCGGTATCGAAGTGGATGATTGCGCCGAAATTTCCAACGCGGTCAGCGCCACGCTGGATGTCGAGGACCCAATCCTTGATGCCTATACGCTCGAGGTGTCCAGCCCCGGCATCGACCGCCCTCTGACCCGTCTGAAGGATTTCGAGACCTTCGAAGGGTATGAGGCCAAGATCGAGACCGCCGAACTGATTGACGGCCGCCGACGCTTCAAGGGCGAATTGGCCGGGATCGAAGGGGACGAGGTTCTGATCAACATCCCCGAGGGGGATGAAACCATCACCATCGGTCTGCAATTCGACTGGCTGAGCGATGCCAAGCTGGTCCTGACCGATGACCTGATCAAGGAAATGCTGCGCCAGCGCAAGGATGCCGGCGCCCTGAACGAAAACGCTTTCGACGAGATTGAGACCGAAGGGTCCGAAGAGGAGACGAACTGA
- a CDS encoding ABC transporter substrate-binding protein — MTRIDRRALFASGAAAALLAATGASLAGTPKKGGTLRLAVPRDDSLEQVARGAVFDTMTEIAPDSTLRGELATGWQTDADARVWNFDLRDDAVFHDGEPLQIADVLAVLAEIGRPEALAPNRLRLELAEANPGLPFLLADSRFVVARAGETVSPLRKANGTGCYRVERAEDGRHFLGRRVEGHYKEGQAGWADAFEVIVIPDPAVRAEALRDGYVDIAALPDRAGMRGTRGVRFHPSEADMALAVSNAVGMPRQIAGNGALDDGRIAERWWMV; from the coding sequence ATGACCCGCATCGATCGCCGTGCTCTCTTTGCCTCTGGTGCCGCTGCCGCATTGCTGGCGGCGACAGGAGCATCCCTTGCCGGTACGCCCAAGAAAGGCGGGACATTGCGTCTGGCCGTTCCGCGCGATGACAGCCTCGAGCAAGTGGCGCGTGGGGCCGTTTTCGACACAATGACTGAAATCGCCCCGGATAGTACGTTGCGCGGTGAGCTTGCGACCGGCTGGCAAACCGACGCAGACGCACGGGTCTGGAACTTTGATCTGCGTGATGACGCGGTCTTTCACGATGGCGAACCGTTGCAGATTGCCGATGTCCTGGCCGTTCTGGCCGAAATCGGAAGGCCCGAGGCGCTTGCCCCCAACCGCCTGCGGCTGGAACTTGCCGAGGCAAATCCCGGATTGCCTTTCCTGTTGGCCGACAGCCGCTTTGTCGTTGCGCGCGCCGGTGAAACCGTATCCCCGTTGCGCAAGGCCAACGGCACCGGCTGCTATCGTGTCGAACGGGCAGAAGATGGCCGCCATTTTCTGGGCCGCCGTGTCGAGGGGCATTACAAAGAGGGTCAGGCCGGATGGGCTGACGCGTTTGAGGTCATTGTAATCCCGGACCCTGCCGTGCGGGCCGAGGCGCTGCGGGACGGGTATGTCGATATCGCGGCGCTTCCGGATCGGGCCGGAATGCGAGGCACGCGCGGTGTCCGGTTCCACCCGTCCGAGGCCGACATGGCCCTTGCCGTATCGAATGCTGTCGGGATGCCGCGGCAGATTGCCGGGAATGGTGCGCTGGACGATGGCCGCATCGCCGAACGGTGGTGGATGGTGTAA